The following are encoded in a window of Fibrobacter sp. UWB2 genomic DNA:
- a CDS encoding glycosyl hydrolase family 5 produces MKKVLLSSLLAAGTCAMFNACSDDSPSPLTPSVAASSSSADWFVESCSSVDGNSNLGLSSSVVVPPNSATSSSNGVPSQSSSSVNPTSSANPVSSAAESSSSKEPELDASGFPTLESYGAPPAEYTKDISATAKRGWNTRYWDACKPHCSWLRESANDVTRADTSSDEAYIADYGTARNCNIHDVEVPTFTLGDVSKAWFGYNGTRSACGDEKEKGVFTCTDMAPIAVNDTLSYAYVAGTADSKCGKCYHLQYDGHFANEMENNPPRETHKALKGKHMIVMASNIGMDVAGGNPNLPAGQFDLMVPGGGVGAFDALTTQVKKGSDFNWGAGFGGFLTECQNQLGYDATLVEYQTCIKGMCDAAFGDAGLPNLLRGCHWFADWYKAADNPTYYIEEVECPQYLIDHYMSRFNTTTTTNIKKVTDWSTFKEGDVLDTLHCWKAGEAPPENGWQNPSAGCDVK; encoded by the coding sequence ATGAAAAAGGTTTTATTGAGTTCTTTATTGGCTGCGGGCACTTGTGCAATGTTTAATGCCTGCTCTGACGATTCTCCATCTCCGCTTACTCCGTCTGTTGCGGCTTCTTCATCGAGTGCTGATTGGTTTGTTGAAAGCTGCTCTAGTGTAGATGGAAATAGCAATTTGGGATTAAGCTCTTCTGTGGTTGTTCCGCCTAATTCGGCGACCAGTTCAAGCAATGGAGTGCCGTCTCAGTCGAGCTCTTCTGTCAATCCGACATCTAGCGCAAATCCGGTTTCATCTGCTGCAGAAAGTTCTAGTAGCAAGGAACCGGAACTCGATGCAAGTGGTTTCCCGACTCTTGAATCTTACGGTGCACCTCCGGCGGAGTACACCAAGGACATTAGCGCTACGGCAAAGCGTGGCTGGAATACGCGTTACTGGGATGCTTGCAAGCCGCACTGCTCCTGGCTTAGGGAAAGCGCTAACGATGTGACTCGTGCAGACACGTCTTCCGATGAGGCCTACATTGCCGACTATGGTACTGCACGTAACTGCAACATTCACGATGTCGAAGTCCCTACTTTTACCTTGGGAGACGTATCGAAGGCCTGGTTCGGTTACAACGGAACCCGAAGCGCTTGCGGCGACGAAAAGGAAAAGGGCGTGTTCACCTGCACGGACATGGCGCCGATTGCCGTGAACGATACACTTTCTTATGCATACGTTGCGGGCACTGCCGATAGCAAGTGCGGCAAGTGCTATCACTTGCAGTACGATGGCCACTTCGCGAACGAGATGGAAAACAACCCGCCAAGGGAAACCCACAAGGCTCTCAAGGGCAAGCACATGATCGTGATGGCCTCTAACATCGGTATGGATGTGGCTGGCGGCAATCCTAATCTTCCGGCGGGTCAGTTCGACTTGATGGTGCCGGGTGGTGGCGTGGGCGCCTTTGACGCTCTTACAACTCAGGTGAAAAAAGGCAGCGACTTTAACTGGGGTGCAGGCTTTGGCGGATTCTTGACTGAATGCCAGAATCAGCTCGGCTACGACGCTACTCTCGTTGAATACCAGACTTGTATCAAGGGTATGTGCGACGCGGCCTTCGGCGACGCCGGCCTTCCGAACCTGTTGCGCGGTTGCCACTGGTTTGCCGACTGGTACAAGGCTGCAGACAATCCGACCTACTACATCGAAGAAGTGGAATGTCCGCAGTACTTGATCGATCATTACATGAGCCGATTCAACACCACTACGACAACCAATATCAAGAAGGTGACGGACTGGTCCACTTTCAAGGAAGGCGATGTACTCGACACGCTCCATTGCTGGAAGGCGGGCGAGGCTCCTCCGGAAAACGGCTGGCAAAATCCGAGCGCCGGCTGCGATGTTAAATAA